One Loxodonta africana isolate mLoxAfr1 chromosome 4, mLoxAfr1.hap2, whole genome shotgun sequence genomic region harbors:
- the LOC100671439 gene encoding olfactory receptor 6C2-like, translating to MRNGTVTSFILLGLTDDPQLQVLIFIFLFLTYILSVTGNLTIITLTFVDSHLKTPMYFFLKNFSFLEISFTSACIPRYLYNIATGNKVITYNACMSQVFFTDICGTTEFFFLAAMSYDRYVAICKPLHYVTIMSSRACRILIICCWMAGLCVIIPLLSLCSNLEFCGSNMLDHFTCDEFPLVKISCSTTWIVEQTVNISAVLTLNMTLTCVVLSYGSIIRTIFRFHSVHQRKKALSTCSSHMIVVSITYGTCIFIYMNPTAKEEVTINKVVSLLFSSVSPTLNPFIYTLRNNQVKKAFKDSFERLAPLSTK from the coding sequence ATGAGAAACGGCACAGTAACatcattcattcttctgggacTGACTGATGACCCTCAGCTGCAGGTTCTGATTTttatcttcctctttctcacctaCATATTGAGTGTAACTGGGAACCTGACCATCATCACCCTCACCTTTGTGGATTCCCACCTGAAAACACCTATgtactttttcttaaaaaatttttcctTCTTAGAGATCTCATTCACCTCTGCTTGTATCCCCAGATACCTGTATAACATAGCAACAGGTAACAAGGTCATTACCTATAACGCCTGTATGAGCCAAGTGTTTTTTACTGACATCTGTGGAACAACAGAATTTTTCTTCCTGGccgccatgtcctatgaccgctatgtggccatctgcaaacccTTGCATTATGTGACCATCATGAGCAGCAGAGCCTGCAGGATTCTCATTATCTGTTGTTGGATGGCTGGTTTATGTGTAATAATCCCACTACTAAGCCTTTGTTCAAATCTGGAATTCTGTGGCTCTAACATGCTTGACCATTTTACCTGTGATGAATTTCCCCTTGTGAAAATCTCATGCTCAACCACATGGATTGTGGAACAGACAGTTAACATCTCTGCTGTGCTGACCCTAAATATGACTCTTACTTGTGTAGTTCTGTCATATGGTAGTATCATCAGGACAATATTTAGATTCCATTCTGTCCACCAAAGGAAAAAGGCCCTTTctacttgttcttcccacatgattgtgGTTTCCATCACCTATGGCACGTGCATTTTCATCTATATGAATCCTACAGCAAAGGAAGAAGTGACCATTAATAAAGTGGTTTCACtgcttttttcttctgtttcaccaACTTTGAATCCTTTTATTTATACCCTGAGGAATAATCAAGTTAAAAAAGCTTTCAAGGACTCCTTTGAAAGACTTGCACCGCTCTCAactaagtaa